One window of Halichondria panicea chromosome 7, odHalPani1.1, whole genome shotgun sequence genomic DNA carries:
- the LOC135338690 gene encoding kelch-like protein 18, whose product MYMCSSCVRTCCPLSSPYISLSLMMMNYEILFSVGGVSSQATLNTVEKHTGCTDWVSCAPLPSRRAHGGLVSARGKLYSMGGLNGHSRLDTVDVLEPVMEVWSSGPPMTAPRSDFGTVFDGARSIYCVGGMVRNQDVATVDVLDICNNSWRKGPSLQAPRSFLGAAIVDGVIYAVGGAIGRKRLSWVERLDTNDSYPEWKEVAGLKIARSRPGVTQLNGRVYAVGGYNGSDYLNSAEYYCPDTNQWALIERMANPRNSPAVACFRGRLIVAGGYDGKNMLDSVESYDPEQDRWSNMTSLSAPRCDFTMCTAIVTAVTALGTWL is encoded by the exons atgtacatgtgctCTAGCTGTGTCCGTACGTGCTGTCCTTTGTCAAGTCCATATATCAGTCTCTCTCTG atgaTGATGAACTACGAGATATTGTTCAGCGTGGGGGGAGTGTCCAGTCAAGCCACCCTCAACACAGTGGAGAAACACACGGGCTGTACCGACTGGGTCTCCTGTGCTCCTCTACCCTCTAGGAGGGCACATGGCGGCCTCGTCTCTGCGAGGGGTAAGCTCTACTCCATGGGGGGTCTCAACGGTCATTCTCGATTGGACACGGTTGACGTACTAGAGCCTGTGatggaggtgtggtcaagtGGCCCACCTATGACTGCACCGAGGAGCGATTTTGGAACTGTGTTCGATGGTGCGAGGTCTATTTATTGTGTTGGAGGGATGGTACGAAATCAAGACGTTGCCACGGTCGATGTTCTCGATATATGTAATAACTCGTGGAGAAAGGGACCGTCTCTGCAAGCACCGCGATCATTCCTTGGAGCTGCAATTGTCGACGGTGTCATATACGCAGTGGGCGGAGCTATTGGAAGAAAGAGACTTTCCTGGGTGGAGAGATTGGACACGAATGACTCATATCCAGAATGGAAGGAGGTGGCTGGTTTGAAGATTGCTCGCAGCAGACCTGGTGTGACCCAGCTGAACGGACGAGTATATGCAGTGGGAGGATATAATGGGAGCGACTATCTCAATAGTGCCGAGTATTACTGTCCGGATACCAACCAATGGGCGCTCATCGAAAGAATGGCTAATCCACGGAACAGTCCGGCCGTGGCGTGTTTTCGTGGAAGATTGATCGTTGCTGGTGGTTACGATGGAAAGAATATGTTAGACTCGGTGGAGAGCTACGATCCTGAACAAGACAGATGGTCTAACATGACCTCACTGAGTGCACCCCGCTGTGACTTCACCATGTGTACTGCTATTGTGACAGCTGTTACTGCCCTTGGTACATGGCTATGA